One window of Triticum dicoccoides isolate Atlit2015 ecotype Zavitan chromosome 5A, WEW_v2.0, whole genome shotgun sequence genomic DNA carries:
- the LOC119297988 gene encoding uncharacterized protein LOC119297988 produces MEAVEPSAVVSCVCCRLEEECTGEYVVGVRAYFGGRWLCGLCSESVKYEAGRSKRAAAMGMEEAVQAHMAFCRMLRRSGPAVRVAEGMCQMLRRTACGKHRAAISSSSSRRTTPVPVASASGPHHRASVAPLSIGL; encoded by the coding sequence ATGGAGGCGGTGGAGCCGTCGGCGGTGGTGAGCTGCGTGTGCTGCCGCCTGGAGGAGGAGTGCACCGGCGAGTACGTCGTCGGCGTGAGGGCCTACTTCGGGGGCCGGTGGCTGTGCGGGCTGTGCTCCGAGTCGGTCAAGTACGAGGCCGGCCGCAGCAAGCGCGCGGCGGCCATGGGAATGGAGGAGGCCGTGCAGGCGCACATGGCCTTCTGCCGCATGCTCCGGCGCAGCGGCCCCGCGGTGCGCGTCGCCGAGGGCATGTGCCAGATGCTTAGGCGCACCGCGTGCGGGAAGCACCGGGCCGCCATCTCATCGTCCTCGTCGCGGCGGACGACGCCGGTGCCGGTGGCGTCAGCGTCTGGACCGCACCACCGCGCGTCGGTGGCGCCGCTGTCGATCGGTCTATGA